A genomic stretch from Theropithecus gelada isolate Dixy chromosome 2, Tgel_1.0, whole genome shotgun sequence includes:
- the MAP6D1 gene encoding MAP6 domain-containing protein 1 isoform X1: protein MAWPCISRLCCLARRWNQLDRSDVAVPLTLHGYSDLDSEEPGPGGAASRRGQPAAGARDPGRDVPLTQYQRDFGLWTTHAGPKDQQPGRGPGAGGRRSKSSAQSSAPPAPGARGVYVLPIGDADATGAATTSYRNSKSLAARTPAPNLDRNTGSLLNLTPPAPCQRASGTPTLQLWDLAQATPSSFVLQDAHHLSKLLRNSESQGNERSQES from the exons ATGGCGTGGCCCTGCATCAGCCGCCTGTGCTGCCTGGCGCGGCGCTGGAACCAGCTGGACCGCTCCGACGTGGCGGTGCCGCTGACCCTTCACGGTTACTCGGACCTCGACAGCGAGGAGCCGGGCCCGGGCGGCGCCGCCTCGCGCAGGGGCCAGCCTGCCGCGGGCGCCCGGGATCCCGGTCGGGACGTGCCGCTCACTCAATACCAGCGGGACTTCGGCTTGTGGACGACGCACGCCGGGCCCAAGGATCAGCAGCCGGGGCGCGGACCGGGGGCGGGCGGCCGCAGGAGCAAATCCTCCGCGCAGTCCTCCGCGCCACCTGCGCCCGGCGCCCGCGGGGTCTACGTGCTGCCCATCGGCGACGCGGACGCGACTGGAGCAGCGACCACGTCGTACAG GAATAGCAAGAGCTTGGCTGCCCGGACCCCTGCTCCCAATTTGGACAGAAACACAGGATCACTGTTGAACTTGACCCCCCCAGCGCCATGCCAGCGGGCCTCTGGGACCCCCACCCTCCAGCTCTGGGACCTGGCACAAGCCACTCCATCCAGCTTTGTCTTGCAAGATGCACATCATCTAAGCAAACTTTTAAGAAATTCAGAAAGCCAAGGAAACGAACGGAGCCAGGAATCCTGA
- the MAP6D1 gene encoding MAP6 domain-containing protein 1 isoform X3: MAWPCISRLCCLARRWNQLDRSDVAVPLTLHGYSDLDSEEPGPGGAASRRGQPAAGARDPGRDVPLTQYQRDFGLWTTHAGPKDQQPGRGPGAGGRRSKSSAQSSAPPAPGARGVYVLPIGDADATGAATTSYRQEFQAWTGVKPSRSTKAKPARVITTHTSGWDSSPGAGFQASAPRILNV, from the exons ATGGCGTGGCCCTGCATCAGCCGCCTGTGCTGCCTGGCGCGGCGCTGGAACCAGCTGGACCGCTCCGACGTGGCGGTGCCGCTGACCCTTCACGGTTACTCGGACCTCGACAGCGAGGAGCCGGGCCCGGGCGGCGCCGCCTCGCGCAGGGGCCAGCCTGCCGCGGGCGCCCGGGATCCCGGTCGGGACGTGCCGCTCACTCAATACCAGCGGGACTTCGGCTTGTGGACGACGCACGCCGGGCCCAAGGATCAGCAGCCGGGGCGCGGACCGGGGGCGGGCGGCCGCAGGAGCAAATCCTCCGCGCAGTCCTCCGCGCCACCTGCGCCCGGCGCCCGCGGGGTCTACGTGCTGCCCATCGGCGACGCGGACGCGACTGGAGCAGCGACCACGTCGTACAG ACAGGAATTCCAGGCTTGGACTGGAGTGAAGCCCTCAAGATCCACAAAGGCAAAACCAGCCCGAGTCATCACAACCCACACTTCGGGATGGGACAGCAG